One genomic segment of Drosophila melanogaster chromosome 3L includes these proteins:
- the SrpRbeta gene encoding signal recognition particle receptor beta, isoform B, which yields MDKLNENARQRKQIKLGEIDTGPIIVALLLGFIAVAIFVILRRRSAGRKDFLLTGLSESGKSAIFMQLIHGKFPATFTSIKENVGDYRTGSASARLVDIPGHYRVRDKCLELYKHRAKGIVFVVDSVTAHKDIRDVADFLYTILSDSATQPCSVLVLCNKQDQTTAKSAQVIKSLLESELHTVRDTRSRKLQSVGDEDGSKSITLGKPGRDFEFSHIAQNIQFAEASAKDTELDPLTDWLARLL from the exons ATGGacaaactaaatgaaaatgctCGACAGCGGAAGCAGATCAAGCTGGGAGAGATCGACACGGGCCCCATTATAGTGGCCCTCCTGCTAGGCTTCATTGCAGTGG CCATATTTGTGATCCTGCGAAGACGCTCTGCTGGTCGCAAGGACTTTCTGCTTACTGGGCTCAGTGAATCCGGCAAAAGTGCCATCTTCATGCAGCTGATCCACGGCAAATTCCCGGCCACTTTTACTTCCATCAAGGAGAACGTGGGAGATTACCGGACGGGCAGCGCGTCTGCCAGGTTAGTGGATATACCCGGACATTATAGGGTGCGCGACAAGTGCTTGGAGCTATATAAACACCGTGCCAAGGGCATTGTCTTTGTGGTGGACTCGGTTACTGCCCACAAGGATATCCGGGATGTGGCAGA CTTTCTGTACACCATCCTATCAGACAGTGCCACACAACCCTGCTCTGTGCTAGTCCTTTGCAACAAGCAGGATCAAACCACCGCCAAGAGTGCCCAGGTCATTAAAAGCTTATTGGAGTCGGAACTGCACACAGTGCGCGACACCAGAAGCCGCAAACTTCAATCCGTGGGCGACGAGGATGGCAGCAAATCCATCACATTGGGCAAGCCAGGCCGTGACTTCGAATTCTCACACATCGCACAGAATATCCAGTTTGCGGAAGCCTCCGCCAAGGACACTGAACTTGATCCCCTCACCGATTGGCTCGCTCGGTTGCTGTGA
- the Cp15 gene encoding chorion protein 15: MKYLIVCVTLALFAYINASPAYGNRGGYGGGYGGGYGPVQRVVYEEVPAYGPSRGYNSYPRSLRSEGNGGSAAAAAAASAAAVNPGTYKQYAIPSYELDGARGYEIGHGYGQRAY, encoded by the exons ATGAAGTACCTG ATTGTCTGCGTTACCCTGGCCCTTTTCGCCTACATCAACGCCAGCCCAGCGTACGGCAACCGTGGAGGTTATGGTGGTGGCTACGGTGGTGGCTACGGTCCTGTTCAGCGCGTCGTCTACGAGGAGGTGCCCGCCTACGGACCATCCCGTGGCTACAACAGCTATCCCCGCAGCCTGCGATCGGAGGGTAATGGAGGAagtgccgctgccgctgccgccgcttcCGCCGCTGCCGTGAATCCCGGAACCTACAAGCAGTACGCCATTCCCTCCTACGAGTTGGATGGCGCTCGCGGCTACGAGATCGGACACGGCTACGGCCAACGTGCTTACTAA
- the CG6511 gene encoding uncharacterized protein, isoform A, protein MEDRNEEIEPCRSIGPHELDVVKSQAVIKLSPVPVPAHFKRLECNTNLNLPPLNWLTTSHSSHGLHQALYQSAGFASFRLGQMFPDCVGEVDVVSDAENIKQLLKLPYSAKSAISMVVHKVGNTLLLDEFDIQKYLLRKADDDWKWLRSFILEHVLTYGDTQHNYCLKERSREALQTKNLLSKFLYHSLKQTGDELDYDVANTPTQLTSRKQGLPITGPVLPEPKIEENVPDPKSSHAFNRNVVWTFEDIRMLIGTDMPIFGGPNRPCISLRLRDAAQPINVLTGIDYWLDNLMCNVPEVVMCYHLDGIVQKYEIIKTEDLPYLENSQFSPQVVRNVAQNILAFLKANATKAGHTYWLFKGRNDDVVKLYDLTTLCQSQASEKSDEDPPEQQVNPFTVPVGMLLYSVARNMKNTLPHISPKAAGNIRALLDNCIKLLPKEQYPQIVSSSHYILSDLHVPAGIDPKAPKFEEVDSDDQSLYDDDEEEDEEDYEDDVLDYSSEKSYQSSEQSGGKANVAVRHICDALRDFKSHAKKSKPAPLIATTAERCSFSLEHISAGLSCLQYFNGSQEEKLKESETNAKQEEKRRILHEEQNPNMAKPCSAIPLPYEQLKVSQQPTQVVKKPNSKTQAKRSKSKELTTTTKSKSANASNQQMSAKFNTQHFGSWNVHLKLLLLEKACLTFATLAEHYYESRRYGSTLRSIELACRCQQVLNKYMANVVSQYSCLLGRAGDCFFQISKNWESIEEYIQQFGELDPSMDFIGDELAQELEGEEEELPSLAPSNNVEQVMLHSCKCYEQALEHAQKAESNELLRRLGNVRNELGLKYMYWAQEEYSELMKKKESTKDAGNDQTEDSPTADPSEPLYVKLTVNSYDCLRRGIEAFTAVKDNVNLAFLYCNIGRFMRLRAHLIMPNESAITLESQKAFYNEAFSYYVKAKDCLDTRKANPELWDLVHWELSTATFTLAKQLQDHSAADKSSLVDASKEVLELLQKSLRLCDVEHPGARQVLYSFRSGLIHKRIASFHYSQLRSHGCCDFSQLPKSTLQLCKYHYEKATQILESLKEVGDLLVVQLERISLHEFLAELSTHTAQKIKQMQAALEICLQCHLIFAHVIDTNSGQVADDEFAGHLTLFESRLQNALKTLTKLTLAGKDPKQLSKLYKRMYMETLTGKHGLGAQQSSTACLKHLHMLLARLRAMCETQLAPRPAVRVF, encoded by the exons ATGGAAGATAGAAACGAAGAA ATTGAACCGTGCAGGAGTATTGGACCACATGAGTTGGACGTCGTAAAAAGCCAGGCGGTGATTAAGTTGTCTCCCGTTCCAGTGCCAGCCCACTTCAAGCGGCTGGAGTGCAACACCAACTTGAATCTTCCGCCTCTCAACTGGCTGACAACGTCGCACAGCAGTCATGGATTACACCAGGCCCTCTACCAAAGTGCTGGCTTTGCCAGTTTTCGATTGGGCCAGATGTTTCCGGACTGCGTGGGAGAGGTGGATGTGGTCAGCGACGCGGAGAATATCAAGCAGCTACTCAAGTTGCCTTACAGCGCGAAGAGCGCCATCAGCATGGTTGTGCACAAGGTGGGCAACACGTTGCTCCTGGATGAGTTCGACATCCAGAAGTATCTGCTGCGAAAGGCGGATGACGACTGGAAGTGGCTAAGATCCTTTATTCTGGAGCACGTCCTGACCTATGGAGATACACAGCACAACTACTGCCTAAAGGAGCGGTCCCGGGAGGCGCTGCAAACAAAGAATTTGCTGTCCAAGTTCCTGTATCACAGCCTTAAGCAAACTGGTGATGAGCTGGACTACGATGTGGCCAATACACCCACTCAGTTAACCAGCCGCAAACAGGGATTGCCCATCACGGGACCAGTTCTCCCAGAACCGAAAATAGAGGAGAACGTGCCAGACCCAAAGTCGAGCCATGCCTTCAATAGAAACGTGGTCTGGACATTTGAGGATATACGCATGCTTATCGGCACAGATATGCCCATATTTGGAGGACCCAACAGGCCGTGCATCAGCTTGCGTTTAAGGGATGCGGCTCAGCCTATAAATGTGTTAACCGGAATCGATTACTGGCTGGACAATCTTATGTGTAATGTGCCCGAGGTGGTGATGTGCTATCATCTGGATGGCATTGTCCAAAAGTACGAGATCATCAAGACCGAGGACCTGCCGTACCTGGAGAACTCGCAGTTTTCGCCCCAAGTGGTTCGCAACGTCGCACAAAACATTCTGGCCTTTCTTAAGGCCAATGCCACCAAGGCGGGTCACACCTATTGGCTCTTTAAGGGGCGCAACGATGACGTTGTCAAGTTGTACGATCTAACTACATTATGCCAAAGTCAGGCATCTGAGAAGTCGGATGAAGATCCACCCGAGCAACAGGTTAATCCCTTCACCGTTCCGGTGGGAATGCTGCTTTATTCAGTGGCTCGAAACATGAAGAACACACTGCCTCACATAAGTCCTAAGGCAGCGGGCAATATACGTGCACTACTGGATAACTGCATCAAGCTACTGCCCAAGGAGCAGTACCCACAAATCGTGAGCTCCTCCCACTACATACTCTCGGATCTACATGTGCCGGCGGGCATCGATCCAAAGGCGCCGAAGTTTGAGGAAGTGGACTCAGATGATCAATCGTTGTATGATGACGATGaagaggaggacgaggaggactATGAAGATGATGTTCTAGACTACTCAAGTGAGAAGAGCTACCAAAGTAGCGAGCAGAGCGGTGGCAAAGCTAACGTGGCTGTGCGTCATATATGCGATGCCCTGAGAGACTTTAAATCTCATGCCAAGAAGTCCAAGCCGGCTCCTCTAATAGCTACAACTGCTGAGCGGTGTAGCTTTTCTTTGGAGCACATTAGTGCTGGACTATCATGCCTGCAGTATTTCAATGGAAGTCAAGAGGAGAAACTGAAGGAATCGGAGACAAATGCCAAACAAGAGGAGAAGCGCCGAATTCTGCACGAGGAGCAAAATCCGAACATGGCGAAGCCTTGCAGCGCAATTCCATTACCATACGAGCAGCTTAAAGTGAGCCAGCAGCCAACACAAGTTGTGAAGAAACCAAACTCCAAAACGCAGGCCAAACGCAGCAAATCTAAGGAACTCACCACTACCACCAAGTCCAAATCCGCCAATGCCAGCAATCAGCAGATGAGTGCCAAGTTTAACACACAGCACTTTGGCTCCTGGAACGTCCACTTAAAACTTCTGCTGTTAGAAAAGGCCTGCCTGACATTTGCCACCCTGGCAGAGCACTATTATGAATCCCGCCGGTACGGATCTACCTTGCGATCCATTGAGCTGGCCTGTCGTTGCCAACAAGTGCTCAATAAGTATATGGCCAATGTGGTTTCACAGTACAGTTGCTTGCTCGGCCGGGCAGGTGACTGTTTTTTCCAGATTTCGAAAAACTGGGAATCCATTGAGGAGTACATCCAGCAGTTTGGGGAGTTGGATCCCTCGATGGATTTCATCGGCGACGAGTTGGCTCAGGAGCTGGAAGGCGAAGAAGAGGAACTGCCCTCCTTGGCGCCTTCCAACAATGTGGAGCAAGTGATGCTGCACAGCTGCAAGTGCTACGAACAAGCATTGGAGCATGCCCAGAAAGCGGAAAGCAATGAACTGCTTCGGCGACTAGGAAACGTGCGGAACGAGCTTGGTCTTAAGTACATGTACTGGGCTCAAG AGGAATACAGTGAGTTAATGAAGAAGAAGGAGTCCACAAAAGACGCTGGAAATGACCAAACGGAGGATAGCCCAACGGCAGATCCTTCCGAGCCGTTGTATGTGAAACTGACAGTTAATTCTTATGATTGCCTACGTCGAGGAATAGAAGCCTTCACTGCCGTGAAAGATAATGTCAATTTGGCGTTTCTATATTGCAATATTGGTAGATTTATGCGCCTGCGCGCCCATCTTATCATGCCCAATGAGAG TGCCATAACCTTAGAAAGCCAAAAAGCCTTCTACAACGAGGCATTCAGCTATTACGTGAAGGCCAAAGATTGTCTGGATACTCGTAAAGCAAACCCCGAACTATGGGACCTCGTCCATTGGGAATTATCCACTGCCACTTTTACGTTAGCTAAACAACTTCAGGACCACAGCGCAGCAGACAAATCCAGCCTAGTTGACGCCTCCAAAGAAGTGCTGGAATTGCTTCAGAAATCGTTGCGACTTTGTGATGTCGAACACCCTGGTGCACGACAAGTGCTATACAGTTTTCGATCGGGCTTAATACACAAAAG GATTGCTTCCTTCCACTACTCGCAGCTGCGTTCTCATGGCTGTTGTGATTTCTCTCAGCTGCCCAAATCTACTCTACAGCTCTGTAAATACCACTACGAGAAGGCCACTCAAATTCTAGAGAGCCTTAAGGAGGTGGGAGACCTGTTGGTGGTGCAGCTAGAGCGGATTTCCCTTCATGAATTTCTGGCCGAAC TTTCCACTCACACCGCACAGAAGATCAAGCAAATGCAAGCGGCTTTGGAAATTTGTTTACAGTGTCACCTCATATTTGCCCACGTCATCGATACTAACAGTGGCCAAGTGGCCGATGACGAGTTCGCCGGCCATTTGACGCTCTTTGAAAGCCGCCTGCAGAATGCGCTGAAGACGCTTACGAAGCTCACGCTGGCCGGCAAGGATCCCAAGCAGTTGTCAAAGCTGTACAAGCGCATGTATATGGAAACCTTGACTGGGAAACATGGCCTAGGGGCCCAGCAATCGTCGACAGCTTGCTTAAAGCATTTGCACATGCTGCTCGCCCGGCTACGGGCCATGTGCGAAACACAGCTGGCCCCGCGACCAGCCGTACGTGTCTTCTGA
- the CG32022 gene encoding uncharacterized protein, isoform B, giving the protein MTLFALIALLSLLNTILPDFIRNYLKVSRLWGVRNSAEIRQLQTELDDARKQVEVVSNAEHSGEYARTIKIMRAERKVSEAEAKLKSARGMENFMRISIDTAMFYGSKVLLSAITVFISIRNRGTPVMIIDEAISLAPFTGLLSFPTGVANAISVPAWAFSCNLTFRLIYGFVKNRGA; this is encoded by the exons ATGACACTGTTTGCCCTCATCGCCCTGCTCAGCCTGCTGAACACAATCCTGCCAGATTTCATAAGGAACTAC CTCAAAGTGTCGCGGTTGTGGGGCGTAAGGAACTCCGCGGAAATTCGGCAGTTGCAGACAGAACTGGACGATGCCCGGAAGCAAGTGGAGGTGGTCAGCAATGCGGAGCATTCCGGAGAGTACGCCAGGACCATCAAAATTATGCGCGCCGAGCGTAAAGTATCAGAGGCGGAGGCGAAACTGAAATCTGCCCGGGGAATGGAGAACTTCATGCGGATAAGCATCGATACGGCCATGTTCTACGGATCTAAGGTGCTGCTCTCAGCAATAACCGTGTTTATCAGCATCCGGAATCGTGGAACGCCCGTCATGATCATCGATGAAGCGATCAGCCTGGCTCCGTTCACAGGACTTCTTAGTTTTCCTACTGGCGTGGCCAATGCCATTTCGGTGCCCGCCTGGGCATTCTCCTGCAACCTGACATTTCGACTCATCTACGGCTTTGTGAAAAATCGTGGGGCGTGA
- the CG43965 gene encoding uncharacterized protein, whose product MSSLRCKILQLAVLLVLAALQIGADHLESDECGCGRRG is encoded by the exons ATGAGTAGTCTGCGTTGCAAG ATCCTACAGTTGGCTGTGCTGCTTGTACTGGCTGCTTTGCAGATCGGAGCAGATCATTTGGAGAGCGATGAATGCGGCTGCGGGCGGCGGGGCTGA
- the Cp16 gene encoding chorion protein 16 → MSATLRLLCLMACCVALAVANRPNYGGSGYGASYGDVVKAAETAEAQASALTNAAGAAASAAKLDGADWNSLNRYGWEQGRPLLAKPYGPLDPLYAAALPPRSFVAEVDPVFKKSQYGGSYGENAYLKTDAKLGVVAI, encoded by the exons atgtccgCCACCCTACGTCTTCTCTGCCTGATGGCCTGCTGCGTCGCCCTGGCTGTGGCCAATCGCCCCAACTACGGCGGATCCGGATACGGAGCCAGCTACGGCGATGTGGTTAAGGCCGCTGAGACCGCCGAGGCTCAGGCTTCTGCCCTGACCAACGCTGCCGGAGCAGCTGCCTCCGCCGCCAAGCTGGACGGTGCTGACTGGAATTCCCTCAACCGTTATGGATGGGAGCAGGGTCGCCCACTTTTGGCCAAGCCCTACGGCCCTCTGGACCCGCTATACGCTGCTGCTCTGCCACCACGCTCCTTCGTGGCTGAGGTCGATCCAG TCTTCAAGAAGAGCCAATACGGCGGATCTTACGGCGAGAATGCGTACCTGAAGACCGACGCCAAACTGGGTGTTGTGGCCATCTAA
- the Cp19 gene encoding chorion protein 19 translates to MNKFATLAVIFCACIVGSCYANYGGQQSYGQRSYGQDSSAASAASSAAAAGAEGQQRYERPVEIIAGGYRGSYAPEILRPIQVSGGYGGERRGYNGGNYRRAGYGPRWTVQPAGATLLYPGQNNYKAYVSPPEYSKVILPIRPAAPVAKLFVPENQYGNQYVSQYSAPRSSGY, encoded by the exons ATGAACAAGTTCGCT ACTCTGGCAGTCATCTTCTGCGCCTGCATCGTGGGCAGCTGCTACGCCAACTACGGTGGCCAGCAGAGCTACGGACAGCGATCTTACGGTCAGGATAGCtccgccgcctccgccgccagctcagcagctgctgctggagccGAGGGTCAGCAGCGTTATGAGCGCCCCGTGGAGATCATCGCCGGCGGTTACCGCGGCAGCTATGCCCCCGAGATCCTGCGTCCCATCCAGGTCAGCGGTGGATATGGCGGTGAGCGACGTGGCTACAACGGTGGCAACTACCGTCGTGCCGGCTACGGACCCCGTTGGACTGTCCAGCCCGCCGGTGCCACCCTCCTGTACCCCGGCCAGAACAACTACAAGGCTTACGTCTCGCCCCCGGAGTACAGCAAGGTGATCCTGCCCATCCGCCCTGCTGCTCCAGTGGCCAAGCTTTTCGTCCCAGAGAACCAGTATGGCAACCAGTACGTTAGCCAGTACTCTGCACCCCGCAGCAGCGGCTACTAA
- the Cp18 gene encoding chorion protein 18, whose translation MMKFMCICLCAISAVSANSYGRSRGGYGGAPVGGYAYQVQPALTVKAIVPSYGGGYGGNHGGYGGAYESVPVPVSSAYSGANVGSQYSGSGYGGAPPVDAQAIALAKLALAAPSAGAPLVWKEAPRYAQPVYPPTSYVNQEYGHSEKVKGGSAAAAASSVAAGKKGYKRPSY comes from the exons ATGATGAAGTTCATG TGCATCTGCCTCTGCGCCATCTCTGCCGTTTCGGCCAACTCCTACGGACGTTCCCGTGGTGGATACGGTGGTGCCCCAGTCGGTGGCTATGCCTACCAGGTGCAGCCTGCCCTGACCGTTAAGGCGATCGTTCCCTCATACGGTGGTGGATACGGCGGAAACCATGGAGGATATGGCGGTGCCTACGAGTCGGTGCCTGTGCCCGTGTCCTCTGCCTACAGCGGTGCCAATGTGGGATCTCAGTACTCCGGTTCCGGCTACGGCGGTGCCCCACCAGTTGATGCCCAGGCCATTGCCCTCGCCAAGCTCGCCCTGGCCGCTCCCAGCGCTGGAGCTCCTCTGGTCTGGAAGGAGGCTCCCCGCTACGCCCAGCCCGTCTATCCCCCCACCAGCTACGTGAACCAGGAGTACGGACACAGCGAGAAGGTGAAGGGAGGCTCCGCAGCCGCTGCTGCCAGCTCCGTGGCCGCCGGAAAGAAGGGCTACAAGAGGCCCAGCTACTAA